CGGACTTCTCCACGTCGGGCAGGAGCAGCAGGTCCATGCGCGCGTAGGTGGTCTTCTCCGGCTTGTACAGGGCGGAGAGGGCGTCGACGCGCGGGTCGCGGACCGGGAACACCCCCGGCACGCCCTTGGCCGGAACGGCTGCGACCTCGGTCCCGGTCAGCAGCTTGAACAGAGTCTTCTTGCCCGCGCCCTGCAGGCCCAGCAAAGCGATCTTCATGTGGTTCTCCTCACGGCCGGCGGGCTATGATATCAAATCGCCCCGGGAGCCTGGGCCGCGGCCAGGGCCTCGGGCTCCGGCGGAGTCTCGCCCCGCCCCAGGGCCGCGGCGCGGCCGCGCCAGACCCAGAGCAAAGCCACGGCCACGGAGCACAGTCCCAGGCACAGGCCGATCCAGAGCCCGAGGGCTCCCCGGCCCGCGGCGAAGGCGAGATAGACCCCCACGGGCAGGCCCACGGCCCAGTAGCCGACCGCGTTGGCCAGCATGGGCACGCGCGTCTCTCCCAGACCGCGCAGAGCCCCGGTCATGACCACCTGCGTGGCGTCGAAGACCTGGAAGAAGCCCGCCACGACCAGGAGCTTGACCCCCAGGTCGAGCACGGCCGCGTCCGTGGTGTAGAGGCCCAGGATGGCGCGGGGCAGGAAGATGTAGGCCAGGCAGGTGAGGCTCATGAAGGCGACGCCCATGGCCAGGGCGGCCCAGCCGGAGCGCGCGGCGCGGTCGGGCCGATGGTGGCCGATGCCCTGGCCCACGCGCACCGCGGCCGCGTGCGAGACGCCCAGCGGCACCATGAAGGAGAGCCCGGCCAGGTTCAAGACGATCTGGTGCGCGGCCGAGGCCACGGCGCCCATGCGGCCGCAGAGCAGGCTGGTGAGGCTGAAGGCTCCGCTCTCCGCCACCATCTGCCCGGCCGCGGGCACGCCCAGGCGCACGAGCTCCCACAGCATCGCGGGCTTGAGCCCGCTCCAGCGCCAGCCGCTGGCGCGCACCTGCCATGCCGCGGCCGCGGCCACCACCACGAGCATGACGCCGTAGCCGCCGAGCGCGGCCCAGGCCGCTCCGGAGACGCCCAGCGCCGGCAAGCCGAAGTGCCCGAACATGAGCGCGTAGTCCAAGACCGCTCCCACGACGTCGGCGGCGAGCACCGCTGCCAGCTGGGGCATGGTGACGCTCAAGGTCTGCAGGTACTGGCGGCAGGCGGTGAAGAGCAGGGCCGGGAAGAGCCCCCAGCGCAGGATCTTCAGATACGCGGCCGTGGTCGCGGCCAGGCTCGGCTCGATGCCGACCCAGGCCAGGAACCGGCCCGAGGCGCTCAAGGCCGCGAACACGGGCACCGCGGCCGCCAGAGCCACGACCAAGGCGTGCACCAAGACCTCGGCGCATTCGTCGCGCCGGCCCGCGCCGAAGGCCCGGGCCGAGAGCGGGTCGATGCCCAGCAGGATGCCGAAGGCCGTGATGAGGATCATGAAGTAGGTGGAGCCGGCCAGGCCCACGGTGGCGATGGCCTGCG
The Elusimicrobiota bacterium genome window above contains:
- a CDS encoding MATE family efflux transporter, whose translation is MRRHFAGEELRSVFALAAPIAALQTGLILQGTVATLFAGHLGAQAIATVGLAGSTYFMILITAFGILLGIDPLSARAFGAGRRDECAEVLVHALVVALAAAVPVFAALSASGRFLAWVGIEPSLAATTAAYLKILRWGLFPALLFTACRQYLQTLSVTMPQLAAVLAADVVGAVLDYALMFGHFGLPALGVSGAAWAALGGYGVMLVVVAAAAAWQVRASGWRWSGLKPAMLWELVRLGVPAAGQMVAESGAFSLTSLLCGRMGAVASAAHQIVLNLAGLSFMVPLGVSHAAAVRVGQGIGHHRPDRAARSGWAALAMGVAFMSLTCLAYIFLPRAILGLYTTDAAVLDLGVKLLVVAGFFQVFDATQVVMTGALRGLGETRVPMLANAVGYWAVGLPVGVYLAFAAGRGALGLWIGLCLGLCSVAVALLWVWRGRAAALGRGETPPEPEALAAAQAPGAI